Proteins from one Geomonas agri genomic window:
- a CDS encoding nuclease-related domain-containing DEAD/DEAH box helicase gives MARIYPDRPLGTTPSNAERKVFYALKDLLPDEYTVLHSVPVYLKADHGSKMQNGELDFLVIHPDKGMLVIEVKGGGITRDASSGKWSSTDAKDGVHPIKDPYEQGKKYAYAISNLAEREKTTRKFDYPFFHAVWFPDIDTSGAALGISDNLHMITLGKQDLAQTASSVPRVFRNCLGGGNDVPGEGGVEALRSFLSPSWTLSVKLGSSIEDERHNIVEATRSQYRVLSLLQRFQRALVSGPAGSGKTFLAIEKARRICSASPESRVLIACYNKSLSGLIKSHVVHDSRIDVFTFHKLCTSFCKDASIPIPSGHESGLDEFYDAELPDLLLEALCKVGSRYDAIIVDEGQDFDPSWWPILEQCLRDPGKGLFYIFYDNNQGIYEKRQDFPIMQEPFVLEENCRNTRKILELVNEFYEAETLPVPLGPEGRSPDLIKVEAPDLEVDTLHRVLKKLVKTEKVNCNDIVILTPHAESRSVLKSGIDVGGLKLSWDPHSRGEGIVLCSTIHSYKGLESPVVIVAEISTLPRGKSRALLYVAYSRANSHLVVLC, from the coding sequence ATGGCAAGGATTTATCCCGACAGGCCTCTGGGCACGACTCCCAGCAACGCGGAAAGGAAAGTCTTTTACGCGCTAAAAGACTTGCTCCCGGACGAATACACCGTTCTCCACAGCGTGCCGGTATACCTGAAGGCGGACCACGGTAGCAAGATGCAGAACGGGGAGCTGGATTTCCTGGTGATCCACCCGGACAAGGGGATGCTCGTCATCGAGGTAAAGGGAGGGGGCATAACCCGGGATGCATCCAGCGGGAAGTGGTCATCGACCGACGCCAAGGACGGGGTACATCCCATCAAGGACCCCTACGAGCAGGGGAAGAAGTACGCGTACGCGATCAGCAACCTCGCCGAGAGAGAAAAAACAACCAGGAAATTCGATTACCCTTTCTTCCACGCGGTCTGGTTCCCGGACATCGATACCAGCGGGGCCGCCCTTGGCATCTCCGATAACCTCCACATGATAACCCTCGGGAAGCAGGACCTTGCCCAGACGGCATCCTCGGTGCCGAGGGTTTTCAGGAATTGCCTCGGCGGGGGTAACGACGTGCCGGGAGAGGGCGGCGTCGAGGCCCTGCGGTCATTCCTTTCACCGTCGTGGACTCTCTCGGTGAAACTCGGAAGCTCAATCGAGGACGAGAGGCACAACATAGTGGAGGCAACGAGGTCGCAATACCGGGTCCTGTCGCTACTCCAGCGATTCCAGCGGGCCCTGGTGAGCGGGCCCGCAGGCTCGGGAAAGACCTTCCTGGCCATAGAGAAAGCACGGAGGATATGCAGTGCTTCCCCCGAATCCCGCGTGCTCATAGCATGTTACAACAAGAGCCTCTCGGGCCTCATCAAGAGCCACGTGGTCCACGACAGCAGGATCGACGTCTTCACCTTCCACAAGCTCTGCACCTCGTTCTGCAAGGATGCATCTATCCCCATTCCCAGTGGACACGAATCGGGACTCGACGAATTCTACGACGCCGAGCTCCCGGACCTCTTGCTAGAAGCGCTCTGCAAGGTCGGGTCCCGGTACGACGCCATAATCGTGGACGAGGGGCAGGACTTCGACCCGTCGTGGTGGCCAATCCTCGAGCAATGCCTCAGGGATCCGGGCAAGGGACTCTTCTACATCTTCTACGACAACAACCAGGGAATCTATGAAAAAAGGCAAGATTTCCCGATAATGCAAGAGCCCTTCGTCCTGGAGGAAAACTGCAGGAATACCAGGAAAATACTGGAGCTGGTGAACGAATTTTACGAGGCAGAAACCCTGCCAGTCCCGCTGGGGCCCGAGGGTAGGAGCCCTGACCTGATCAAGGTCGAAGCGCCAGATTTGGAGGTCGATACCCTTCATCGAGTCCTCAAGAAACTGGTAAAAACCGAAAAGGTCAACTGTAACGATATCGTGATACTGACCCCTCATGCAGAAAGCAGGTCCGTACTAAAGTCTGGCATCGATGTAGGCGGCCTCAAGCTGTCGTGGGACCCACATTCACGAGGGGAAGGAATTGTCTTGTGTTCGACCATCCATTCATATAAAGGTCTTGAGTCCCCGGTCGTCATCGTAGCCGAGATATCGACCTTACCCCGGGGAAAATCACGGGCGTTGCTGTACGTAGCGTATTCAAGAGCAAACTCGCACCTTGTCGTTTTGTGCTAG
- a CDS encoding DEAD/DEAH box helicase, producing MPFAGEIDAIEFNRDLKDTYKRYLFTSNMISDQDQDLKNAFLSKLGDEYEIVRGPYVHATPCYRPAQSVRQLVGGQDDVKLAKGMLDLPHDVFDPDRPLYSHQVEGMNLLAKGRNLVVATGTGSGKTESYLLPILDSILKDPTPGLRAIIVYPLNALANDQLFRLRDLLREMPTVTFGRYTGETKERAEAEGGLPNERRSRSEIRESPPHILLTNFAMLEYLLLRPTDSELFVRNKLRFIVLDEAHTYSGAQGIEIAMLMRRLKTHLGDRDDGIRFILTSATIGDGENAKPDVARFASDLTGNHFEAQDVLSGETVNSFVDNMKDEPSLESLVLKIGGTSFAEWQVALGDATTLSKKLGEIGFPTGDVAARPVPKILYEAFCDYSPLAKIHDQCRKKPVKLEELCDILGLEQTGEATGIIRWLVTMGAHAKKSADYAPLLPTRLHYFCRGLAGATLCLNDGCGAKGAHAHTGWSDFFLDDRNTCPTCEKKVLPILTCTHCGLPVVRVYLEDGKWKKSQDPSASQVTKLLTWADDAEEGSDEDSETDAEAKNMTLCLSCNQASEGSQMPPCCESPVHRTLQLIPTENDLGALPTCTSCGGTSGSNFPSVLREFMTSEDAPTAVLAEAMVRNLPYDARRRDATANGRKLLVFSDSRQRAAFFAPYLLQTTAETAFQGPLEMAIRNAEEDREGKPVSFRKVALAYEDGFESMGTIVFKDKERGVTFYRLVPAATASEDNREEARYEAERVLYRHFCSSQKQKTTLTGMGIATLAISHTPNGKSILRDRLPELFGIDEERGWQVLHALIEIMVQRIAVDFPSHVKANPHVVPFGPASYTFHLSDNGRLDVNTSNCRQLYRWSPYLGPARGRNRSVKGSRQLGILCRALGLDKFSDEQTLKPLLLKIWDAFIAGGVLSEVGVTCPGEYRVNRDRLAISTRATLFACDTCGKVTTLGNLGFCTKVGCSGVPRQLSPDEIESRFETNHYRKRFKQPALPLEVREHTAQLANELGKFYQEQFNEGKVNVLSSSTTFEMGIDVGDLKAVMLRNFPPSASSYIQRTGRAGRRQDGVSVALTFARNVPHDQYNFHEPTLAISGKVHVPIINTANVPLAQRHCNSLLLGCFLRGIGNPNGVNLDKLSLQDFFVERIAGSTLVETYKAWVLSAERRKALETDLSSIIPGDSTLRPGVALETSVDSLATGDKSVWVYHVSGELKQFAEKIEELTKESIRLMGNGDIETGRKLATKASIMQRLQSQFLKQRLIDFLSSCSWLPGYAFPQDIVKLKVLDSDYAKKMRLERDREVGISEYAPGAEIIADGKLFTSAGVEFKGQPDLRWWINCRECRRIETGRVTDDPPDACSNCGTSFLGASAPRDYIRPDGFTTSMEDPPAMPRLSRLRPPRTSEVFLLEGADYDSFAESKVGGITYGIKKGGKLFRANSGNKFKSFLICPTCGKFFTSPPTAPGHDKPWGPRCNGRPRPLDLAHEIVTDVLQLRFQGCCPQPPNLVEGGAFWRSLFAAFINGATDCLGIAQGDIDGTYHGWSEESYIGEIVVYDRIPGGAGHIDRIVQNIDDVLRSAYRRVKDCSCIDWDASCYACLRSYSNQFYWDDLQRRPVIEWLSQVLGIEE from the coding sequence ATGCCTTTCGCTGGCGAAATCGACGCGATCGAGTTCAACCGGGACCTCAAGGATACCTACAAGCGGTACCTTTTCACCTCGAACATGATCTCGGACCAAGACCAAGACTTGAAGAATGCCTTCTTGTCAAAACTGGGCGACGAGTACGAGATCGTCCGCGGGCCCTACGTTCACGCAACACCATGCTACAGGCCAGCCCAGTCCGTGAGGCAACTGGTCGGCGGGCAGGACGACGTCAAGCTCGCGAAGGGAATGCTCGACCTTCCCCACGACGTATTCGACCCGGACAGGCCGCTGTACTCCCACCAGGTCGAGGGGATGAACCTCCTGGCCAAGGGCCGGAACCTGGTGGTTGCAACGGGAACCGGCAGCGGCAAAACGGAGAGCTACCTCCTCCCCATCCTGGACTCGATTCTGAAGGACCCGACCCCCGGCCTGAGGGCCATCATCGTCTACCCACTGAACGCGCTCGCGAACGACCAGCTTTTCCGCCTCCGGGACCTGCTACGGGAGATGCCCACGGTTACCTTCGGTCGCTACACGGGAGAAACCAAGGAACGGGCCGAGGCGGAGGGTGGCCTCCCCAACGAGCGTAGGAGCAGGAGTGAAATCCGCGAATCACCTCCGCACATACTGCTCACCAACTTCGCGATGCTCGAGTACCTCTTGCTCAGGCCAACCGACTCTGAGCTGTTCGTGCGAAACAAGCTGCGGTTCATAGTCCTCGACGAGGCCCACACCTACAGCGGGGCACAGGGTATCGAAATAGCGATGCTCATGAGGCGACTAAAGACCCACCTGGGTGACCGGGATGACGGGATCAGGTTCATCCTAACCAGTGCGACGATCGGTGACGGAGAAAATGCGAAGCCAGACGTTGCCAGGTTCGCCTCCGACCTCACAGGCAACCACTTTGAAGCACAGGACGTGCTATCCGGTGAAACCGTGAATTCGTTCGTCGACAACATGAAGGACGAACCTTCACTTGAAAGCCTCGTCCTAAAAATCGGCGGGACTAGCTTCGCCGAGTGGCAGGTTGCCCTCGGAGATGCCACAACCCTTTCGAAAAAGCTGGGCGAAATAGGATTTCCCACTGGCGACGTCGCTGCCCGGCCAGTGCCGAAAATCCTGTACGAGGCTTTTTGCGACTACTCCCCCCTGGCCAAGATCCATGACCAGTGCAGGAAAAAGCCAGTTAAGCTCGAGGAGCTCTGCGATATTCTGGGCCTCGAGCAGACAGGCGAAGCGACGGGGATCATCAGGTGGCTCGTGACGATGGGAGCACACGCCAAGAAATCGGCCGACTACGCGCCCCTGCTGCCAACGAGGTTACACTATTTCTGCAGGGGACTTGCCGGTGCTACCCTTTGCCTGAACGACGGATGCGGGGCAAAGGGGGCGCACGCACACACCGGGTGGAGCGATTTTTTCCTCGACGACAGGAATACCTGCCCAACCTGCGAGAAAAAGGTCCTGCCGATCCTTACCTGCACGCATTGCGGGTTACCGGTCGTGCGCGTTTACCTGGAAGACGGGAAGTGGAAGAAATCACAGGATCCCTCGGCTAGCCAGGTAACCAAGCTCCTGACCTGGGCGGATGACGCCGAGGAGGGATCGGACGAGGACAGCGAAACCGATGCCGAAGCCAAGAACATGACGCTGTGCCTTTCCTGCAACCAGGCCTCAGAAGGCAGCCAGATGCCCCCATGCTGCGAGTCCCCCGTTCACCGGACCCTCCAGCTTATCCCGACGGAGAACGACCTAGGGGCATTACCAACCTGTACCAGCTGCGGCGGAACGAGCGGCAGCAACTTCCCCTCAGTGCTCCGCGAATTCATGACCTCGGAAGATGCACCCACGGCGGTCCTGGCCGAAGCCATGGTTAGGAACCTGCCATACGACGCCCGGAGGCGAGACGCGACAGCAAACGGCAGGAAACTGCTCGTTTTCTCGGATTCCCGCCAGCGTGCGGCCTTTTTCGCCCCCTACCTCCTGCAAACCACGGCCGAAACCGCATTCCAAGGCCCCCTGGAAATGGCTATCAGGAATGCCGAGGAAGACAGGGAGGGCAAGCCGGTCTCGTTCAGGAAGGTTGCACTTGCGTACGAGGACGGCTTCGAAAGCATGGGGACGATAGTGTTCAAGGACAAGGAACGTGGCGTTACGTTCTACAGGCTGGTACCAGCGGCAACGGCCTCGGAAGACAACAGGGAAGAGGCCCGGTACGAGGCAGAGCGCGTCCTTTACCGCCATTTCTGCTCCTCCCAGAAGCAGAAAACGACCTTGACGGGGATGGGGATTGCAACGCTGGCCATCAGCCACACTCCCAACGGGAAATCAATACTCAGGGACAGGTTGCCCGAACTTTTCGGCATCGACGAGGAAAGGGGCTGGCAGGTGCTGCACGCGCTCATCGAGATAATGGTCCAGCGAATCGCGGTTGACTTCCCTTCCCACGTGAAGGCCAACCCGCATGTGGTACCCTTCGGCCCAGCGAGCTACACCTTCCACCTGAGCGACAATGGACGGCTCGACGTCAACACGAGCAACTGCAGGCAACTTTACCGGTGGAGCCCGTACCTCGGGCCCGCGAGGGGACGCAACCGGTCAGTGAAGGGGTCCAGGCAGCTGGGAATCCTGTGCAGGGCACTCGGCCTTGACAAGTTCTCCGACGAACAAACCCTGAAGCCGCTGCTGTTGAAAATCTGGGATGCCTTCATAGCCGGTGGGGTGCTCAGCGAGGTCGGGGTCACCTGCCCCGGGGAGTACAGGGTGAACCGCGACCGCCTGGCCATCTCAACCCGTGCCACTCTCTTCGCATGCGACACCTGCGGGAAGGTCACCACGCTTGGCAACCTTGGCTTTTGCACCAAGGTAGGCTGCAGCGGGGTGCCCCGGCAACTTTCACCGGACGAGATCGAGAGCAGGTTCGAGACGAACCACTACAGGAAAAGGTTCAAGCAACCGGCCCTGCCGCTCGAGGTCCGCGAACACACGGCCCAGCTTGCCAACGAGCTGGGCAAATTCTACCAGGAGCAATTCAACGAGGGGAAGGTGAACGTCCTGAGCAGCTCCACGACGTTCGAAATGGGCATCGACGTTGGGGACCTGAAGGCCGTCATGCTGCGCAATTTCCCCCCCAGCGCGAGCTCATACATCCAGAGAACGGGCCGGGCCGGGCGCAGGCAAGACGGCGTCTCCGTGGCCCTGACCTTTGCACGCAATGTCCCGCATGACCAGTATAACTTCCACGAGCCGACTCTTGCCATCTCGGGGAAAGTACACGTCCCCATAATAAACACCGCGAACGTGCCCCTCGCCCAGCGCCACTGTAATTCCCTGCTACTAGGATGCTTCCTACGCGGGATCGGGAACCCCAACGGCGTTAACCTCGACAAGCTGAGTCTTCAAGATTTCTTTGTGGAAAGGATAGCAGGAAGCACCCTCGTCGAAACCTACAAGGCATGGGTGCTTTCAGCCGAGAGGAGGAAAGCCCTCGAGACGGACCTTTCGAGCATCATCCCCGGGGATTCCACGCTACGACCCGGGGTGGCCCTCGAGACGTCGGTGGACTCGCTTGCAACGGGTGACAAGTCGGTCTGGGTATACCACGTTTCCGGGGAACTCAAGCAATTTGCAGAAAAGATCGAGGAACTGACGAAGGAGTCGATTCGGCTGATGGGTAACGGTGATATCGAGACTGGCCGCAAGCTCGCCACCAAGGCGTCCATAATGCAAAGGCTCCAGAGCCAGTTCCTGAAGCAAAGGCTCATCGACTTCCTGAGCAGCTGCTCCTGGTTGCCGGGCTACGCTTTCCCACAGGACATTGTGAAGCTCAAGGTGCTCGACTCGGATTATGCCAAGAAGATGAGGCTGGAACGAGACCGGGAGGTCGGGATTTCCGAGTATGCACCCGGGGCAGAGATAATTGCCGACGGCAAGCTCTTCACTTCCGCCGGGGTGGAATTCAAGGGGCAACCGGACCTGCGCTGGTGGATTAATTGCCGCGAGTGCAGGAGGATCGAAACGGGGCGGGTCACGGACGATCCACCCGACGCCTGCTCGAACTGCGGCACCTCGTTCCTCGGTGCAAGCGCCCCGCGGGATTACATACGCCCCGACGGCTTTACCACCAGCATGGAGGATCCCCCTGCCATGCCGAGGCTGAGCAGGCTCCGACCGCCGCGAACGTCGGAGGTATTCCTGCTCGAGGGGGCCGACTACGACTCCTTCGCCGAGAGCAAGGTAGGAGGCATCACTTACGGGATCAAGAAGGGCGGTAAACTGTTCAGGGCAAACAGTGGGAACAAGTTCAAGTCCTTCCTGATCTGTCCCACGTGTGGTAAATTCTTCACCTCCCCGCCTACGGCACCCGGGCACGACAAGCCATGGGGACCACGCTGCAACGGGAGGCCGAGGCCGCTGGACCTTGCCCACGAAATCGTCACGGACGTCCTGCAGCTACGGTTTCAGGGTTGCTGTCCCCAGCCCCCGAACCTCGTCGAGGGCGGTGCCTTCTGGCGATCCCTCTTTGCCGCGTTCATAAACGGGGCCACCGATTGCCTGGGGATTGCCCAGGGAGACATCGACGGGACGTACCACGGGTGGAGCGAGGAGAGCTACATTGGGGAAATCGTCGTCTACGACAGGATCCCCGGGGGAGCCGGGCACATCGACAGGATCGTCCAGAACATCGATGACGTGTTGCGCTCGGCCTACAGGAGAGTAAAAGACTGTTCCTGCATCGACTGGGACGCAAGTTGCTATGCCTGCTTGCGGAGCTATTCCAACCAGTTCTACTGGGACGACCTGCAGAGAAGGCCCGTGATCGAGTGGCTGTCGCAGGTACTGGGAATCGAGGAGTGA
- a CDS encoding Hsp70 family protein — protein sequence MNVFGIDFGTTNSAAVALIGGLPVKIGHGDRPFPSIVAIHKVTGRVVARGFEAWQQRESLRETCEVITSPKSYLGSNHVWKIGGHDWLPLDIAAEVFKGLADKIEPVAGTVTEATVSIPVGFAPAKRRELRRAAMKAGIKISSFVSEPTAALLKNHDKVKMWTKIAVLDWGGGTLDISVVELMGKEVRELSAVGIPLGGDNLDAKIAEWAHNHHLKTAQAGVPFHEIDVKSRDRLLAKAEDAKRQLGNCEVTDIMLPSYGGMGNLKVKLTLDTMKSLLSPEIETVLDGLKQAVNSEAKMSFDELGCVLMVGGSSKLASLYERIVDLVSCEVIAPSPEADWEVAQGAAMLDHLQGAHVNNDNIGIELCDGSFFPIISKGTEVEHVSNSLNFGIVEDTQSACFNFYKAPGNAPLAFSGSSRRRVGSLVIPTNGFVNEAINVEYTIDPDLFLKVSARSDHKGQSATRSWEYDQLLFTYHLPLEGHQ from the coding sequence ATGAACGTATTCGGCATCGACTTCGGAACCACCAACAGCGCAGCGGTTGCATTGATTGGGGGGTTACCAGTTAAAATTGGCCACGGCGACAGGCCCTTTCCCTCGATAGTCGCGATACACAAGGTAACGGGGAGGGTCGTCGCCAGGGGATTCGAAGCCTGGCAGCAAAGAGAATCGCTTCGCGAGACCTGCGAGGTGATCACCTCCCCTAAAAGCTACCTGGGCTCGAACCACGTGTGGAAAATAGGGGGGCACGATTGGCTTCCGCTCGACATAGCTGCCGAGGTCTTCAAGGGCCTCGCTGATAAAATCGAGCCCGTTGCCGGAACGGTGACGGAAGCAACTGTTTCCATCCCCGTAGGCTTTGCACCCGCGAAGCGCCGAGAACTGCGCCGAGCAGCAATGAAGGCCGGCATCAAGATTTCAAGCTTCGTGTCGGAGCCCACCGCCGCCCTGCTGAAAAACCACGACAAGGTGAAAATGTGGACCAAGATCGCAGTCCTCGACTGGGGCGGGGGCACGCTGGACATCTCGGTCGTTGAGCTAATGGGCAAGGAGGTCCGGGAGCTCTCCGCCGTCGGCATACCGCTCGGTGGCGACAACCTGGATGCCAAAATCGCGGAGTGGGCCCACAACCACCACCTCAAGACGGCGCAGGCCGGCGTGCCATTCCACGAGATCGACGTGAAGTCACGAGACAGGCTCCTGGCAAAGGCAGAAGATGCAAAAAGGCAACTCGGAAACTGCGAGGTCACAGACATCATGCTCCCCTCTTACGGGGGAATGGGGAACCTAAAGGTCAAGCTAACCTTAGACACGATGAAGTCCTTGCTTTCGCCCGAAATCGAGACCGTGCTCGATGGCTTGAAACAAGCTGTTAACTCCGAAGCAAAGATGAGCTTCGACGAGCTCGGTTGCGTCCTCATGGTAGGTGGAAGCAGCAAGCTAGCCAGCCTGTACGAAAGGATCGTCGATCTCGTTTCATGCGAGGTGATCGCACCGTCCCCCGAGGCCGACTGGGAGGTTGCCCAGGGCGCCGCCATGCTCGACCACCTGCAAGGGGCCCACGTAAACAACGACAACATCGGCATCGAGCTCTGCGACGGCTCTTTTTTCCCGATCATCTCCAAGGGCACCGAGGTCGAGCACGTGAGTAACAGCCTGAATTTCGGCATCGTCGAGGATACCCAGAGTGCCTGCTTCAATTTCTACAAGGCCCCGGGAAACGCCCCCCTTGCATTTTCGGGATCGAGTCGCCGGCGGGTAGGCAGCCTCGTAATCCCTACCAACGGTTTCGTAAACGAGGCAATCAATGTCGAGTACACCATTGACCCTGACCTCTTTCTCAAGGTCTCCGCCAGGAGCGACCACAAGGGGCAGAGCGCTACGCGGTCATGGGAATACGACCAGCTGCTGTTCACTTACCACCTCCCCCTCGAAGGACACCAATAA
- a CDS encoding helix-turn-helix transcriptional regulator, which yields MGEQLFLERFVWFDNETRLERYPNAFKLAAQFEISTKTAQRSIDYFRDRLQAPLAYLLTRKGYVYTDTSYQLPVTRIAEVELLALLISRKLIAEASAGPLAEDLEHISQRLGSLLTANLPGRAKPEDAFSFRWKEISPADPLTFKVVTSALLQGRLLTFCYYSPTASNCTMRTVEPHHMVNYMGNWHLIAYCHLRGAWRDFMLGRMTLTQADGPAFQFRPDEEWRPYLANTFGIFQNRDTFKVVLRFSPERSRWVKGELWHEHQVAEVQADGSLMLTIPVSHQAEIMMEILKHGSQVEVLEPGWMREKVMNEIAGALRKYRQ from the coding sequence ATGGGGGAACAGCTGTTCCTGGAACGTTTTGTCTGGTTTGACAATGAGACCAGGCTCGAACGCTACCCCAACGCCTTTAAACTCGCGGCACAGTTTGAAATCAGCACAAAAACCGCCCAACGCTCCATCGACTATTTCCGCGACCGTTTGCAGGCACCGCTGGCCTACCTACTCACCCGTAAAGGATATGTCTATACCGACACCTCCTATCAGTTACCAGTAACGCGCATCGCCGAAGTAGAACTCCTGGCGCTGCTCATCTCACGAAAATTGATCGCCGAAGCGTCAGCCGGCCCATTGGCAGAGGACCTGGAACACATCTCTCAACGGCTAGGCTCCCTTCTTACGGCCAACCTCCCAGGACGCGCCAAACCTGAAGACGCCTTCTCCTTTCGCTGGAAGGAGATTAGCCCCGCTGACCCACTCACCTTTAAGGTCGTTACTTCTGCCTTACTGCAGGGAAGACTCCTTACCTTCTGCTACTACTCGCCGACAGCTAGTAACTGCACCATGCGCACGGTGGAACCTCATCACATGGTAAATTACATGGGTAATTGGCACCTGATCGCCTACTGTCATTTGCGAGGTGCCTGGCGCGACTTCATGCTGGGCCGGATGACTCTCACGCAGGCAGATGGTCCAGCGTTTCAGTTCCGCCCGGATGAGGAGTGGCGACCCTACCTTGCCAACACCTTCGGCATATTCCAGAACCGGGACACCTTCAAGGTGGTGCTCCGCTTCTCCCCCGAGCGTTCGCGATGGGTGAAGGGTGAACTCTGGCACGAGCACCAGGTAGCCGAGGTCCAAGCTGATGGCTCGCTGATGTTGACCATCCCGGTTTCCCACCAGGCGGAAATAATGATGGAGATCCTAAAGCACGGCTCGCAGGTAGAGGTCCTTGAGCCGGGGTGGATGCGAGAAAAGGTGATGAACGAAATTGCAGGCGCCCTGAGAAAATATCGACAGTAG
- a CDS encoding recombinase family protein: MWKLDRLGRSLHDLIVMLDDLKARGIAFHSVTEAVDTQTPTGRAMWQMIGISEKLKTNYDNNK, encoded by the coding sequence ATGTGGAAGCTCGACCGATTGGGGCGCTCCCTACACGACCTGATCGTGATGCTCGACGACCTCAAGGCCAGGGGCATCGCCTTCCACTCCGTGACGGAGGCGGTGGACACCCAGACGCCGACGGGGCGCGCGATGTGGCAGATGATCGGGATATCCGAAAAGCTGAAGACCAATTATGACAACAACAAATAA
- a CDS encoding TnsA endonuclease N-terminal domain-containing protein — MVFEWCQRITDIREQFPLRQEDTIEIADRLGITHPRVPGTEDLTVMTTDFILDVLVEGRIVMVARAVKLSQDLNDFRVIEKLEIERTYWRDRKIDWGIITPDRDFPKNLASNVGWVHKAYYSDDAPCRLTEKIIRQAEEALYQQMAVHNTTPLSHVALALDERFGLPGGTCLWIVRHLIATQTWSVDMKQKLTPDLPLKVVERAVFRLEAVDA, encoded by the coding sequence ATGGTCTTTGAATGGTGTCAACGAATTACCGATATCAGGGAGCAGTTTCCACTGCGGCAGGAGGATACCATTGAGATCGCGGATCGCCTTGGGATAACCCACCCAAGAGTCCCTGGAACAGAGGACCTTACTGTAATGACAACTGACTTCATCTTAGATGTTTTAGTGGAGGGGAGGATTGTGATGGTTGCGAGAGCAGTGAAGCTGTCGCAAGATCTTAACGACTTCAGAGTAATTGAAAAGCTAGAAATAGAGCGGACATACTGGCGCGATCGTAAGATCGACTGGGGGATCATCACCCCTGATCGAGATTTCCCGAAGAACCTCGCAAGCAATGTCGGGTGGGTTCACAAGGCGTATTATTCTGACGATGCCCCCTGTAGGTTAACGGAAAAGATAATACGACAGGCAGAAGAGGCGTTGTATCAGCAGATGGCAGTGCACAACACTACGCCACTGTCACATGTTGCACTTGCCCTTGATGAAAGGTTCGGTCTCCCCGGGGGGACTTGTCTGTGGATAGTGAGGCATTTGATCGCCACCCAGACATGGAGTGTGGATATGAAGCAGAAGCTGACCCCGGACTTACCGCTAAAAGTTGTGGAAAGAGCAGTGTTTCGGCTAGAGGCTGTAGATGCCTAA